In candidate division TA06 bacterium, one genomic interval encodes:
- a CDS encoding PorV/PorQ family protein has product MIKLTAIITIIVSLMAATAPAEINGNAGSTALSFLKIGAGARAAGMADAGIAAIADASACYWNPARLTAIPTKHSLHFQHNLWIAQTSVDEIYYAYSSGRHRLGAAARMLAAGDIPLREELPAEEPIAYYQAYDLFAGISYAFAPIPELAMGISYRRLYEKIYLDTGYGYNLQAGLDIRIKKLGLNLAGTIDNLGPRFQLDKALYKQPATFKLGAGFSPDRLFFSGQALLALDAVKAIDAGWQTRTGLEYFWRDQAALRLGYKTGHSSESFSAGLGLKWRGYSFDYAFVPHEYDLGTSHRFSLGLGF; this is encoded by the coding sequence ATGATCAAACTGACCGCCATAATAACGATAATCGTTTCGCTGATGGCAGCGACTGCTCCGGCCGAGATAAACGGTAACGCAGGCTCCACCGCCCTGTCCTTCTTAAAGATCGGGGCCGGGGCCCGGGCGGCGGGTATGGCGGATGCCGGGATAGCAGCGATAGCCGACGCCTCGGCCTGCTATTGGAATCCCGCCCGGCTGACGGCCATTCCAACCAAGCACAGCCTGCATTTTCAGCATAACCTCTGGATAGCCCAGACCTCGGTGGATGAGATTTATTACGCCTATAGTTCCGGCAGACACCGGCTGGGGGCCGCGGCCCGGATGCTGGCCGCCGGGGATATCCCCTTACGGGAGGAACTTCCGGCCGAGGAACCCATAGCCTACTATCAGGCCTACGATCTTTTTGCCGGGATCTCCTATGCCTTTGCCCCCATTCCGGAACTGGCCATGGGAATCTCCTACCGCAGGTTGTACGAAAAAATTTATCTGGATACAGGATACGGCTATAATCTGCAGGCCGGCCTCGACATCAGGATAAAAAAACTGGGGCTGAACCTGGCCGGCACCATAGACAATCTAGGGCCAAGGTTCCAACTTGACAAAGCCCTTTATAAACAGCCCGCCACCTTCAAATTAGGGGCAGGCTTCAGCCCCGACCGCCTGTTTTTCAGCGGACAGGCCTTGCTGGCTCTGGATGCGGTCAAGGCCATAGACGCCGGCTGGCAGACCAGAACCGGACTGGAATATTTTTGGCGGGATCAGGCGGCCTTGAGGCTGGGCTATAAAACCGGCCACTCCAGTGAAAGTTTCAGCGCCGGTTTGGGCCTGAAATGGAGGGGCTATTCCTTCGATTACGCCTTCGTGCCCCACGAGTATGATTTGGGAACCAGCCACCGGTTCTCGCTGGGGCTGGGATTTTGA
- a CDS encoding DUF4388 domain-containing protein, producing MGLEGNLKDFDLADILQLISLGKKTGALNVGSESDKGAIFFEGGAAVFASAGDIHGDGAITRILRWRKGSFIFKPDETAGRHNVQSPIMHLVLEAARQIDEWEDIQKLIPSLDLVLAIEEKPPAGTEDIQLQPLEWKVLATVDGSRPITQIIKDSHLGDFETCKVLYGLLSSGLLKVLPAAKPAQPEEKPQLPLLPAPASKPAAVQAPKPGPEKRGILGGLFGKRK from the coding sequence ATGGGACTAGAAGGCAATTTAAAAGATTTTGATCTGGCCGACATCCTGCAGCTCATAAGCCTGGGCAAGAAGACCGGGGCCCTGAACGTGGGCAGCGAAAGCGACAAAGGGGCCATATTTTTTGAGGGAGGCGCCGCGGTGTTTGCCTCCGCCGGGGATATTCACGGAGACGGCGCCATCACCAGGATCCTGCGCTGGCGCAAGGGTTCGTTCATTTTCAAGCCCGACGAGACAGCGGGCCGGCATAACGTGCAGTCTCCCATCATGCACCTGGTGCTGGAGGCGGCCCGGCAGATAGACGAATGGGAAGACATCCAGAAGCTGATCCCCTCGCTGGACCTTGTTTTAGCCATCGAGGAAAAACCGCCGGCCGGGACCGAGGACATCCAGCTGCAGCCCTTGGAATGGAAGGTGCTGGCCACGGTGGACGGCTCGCGCCCCATTACCCAGATCATCAAAGATTCGCATCTGGGCGATTTTGAGACCTGCAAGGTGCTCTACGGGCTTTTATCCTCGGGCCTGCTTAAGGTTCTGCCGGCCGCCAAGCCCGCTCAACCTGAGGAAAAGCCCCAACTCCCCCTCCTGCCCGCTCCTGCGTCCAAGCCCGCCGCGGTTCAAGCCCCCAAGCCCGGGCCCGAAAAAAGGGGGATTTTGGGAGGGCTGTTCGGCAAAAGGAAATGA
- a CDS encoding S8 family serine peptidase: MKTVKIQVVVLSGLFALLLQSPAPAQKISPSLQQALSRGAKGTKYICWVTLADKPGAGYKSILEKRSLDRRQKLGRTLSYGDLPVSGKYIEAIKKSGTRIRVISPWLNAVSVMAGADQIAKLAELPYVARLDLVARFRAEDELKTAKPAGSKSLSALDYGYADGQIKLLNINDLHAKGYTGSGIRILIIDTGFDRQHEALLRTSVVAERDFQRMVHPRDQNGDEDTLALRPDSITSFEQDQDSTRQQTNHGTGMLSIIGGYKSGSLIGSAYNADFVLAKTEKLTGSDFYLEEDWWVAALQWGDSLGVDIATSSLGYRQWGDTTVRASYTYGQMNGDVAFCSRAADSAVSRGIVVLNSNGNTSNNTRPDTCLIAPADGDSVIAVGGVRPTDRLWANPSVGNGASTGPAADSIKIQRFGGSDSLFIRRIKPDIASAWQTYFANNKDTVNYSEIVTSPGTSGACALTAGLCALLLEAHPTWGPKQVMDALKHSGSNKATMETFLAHPESLSTELGIDPNYNPGFDSIATGHKYYIDNTGTIHDFYDVYRIGWGIPDGLAALNYTAPEVAPPESDQLLDPYPNPAKPGDAGIYLPYFLARDSYNITIRIYTLDGRMLRQMDYGTQLAGEYPGQRQPRQSLLPITGGRPGGYWDMKDDKGQPAPSGLYLVILSTGWNQSVKKVVVVR; the protein is encoded by the coding sequence ATGAAAACCGTAAAAATCCAGGTAGTAGTCCTTTCTGGACTTTTCGCCCTGCTGCTTCAATCTCCGGCTCCGGCTCAGAAAATTTCCCCGTCCCTGCAACAGGCTCTAAGCCGGGGAGCCAAGGGAACAAAGTATATCTGCTGGGTAACTCTGGCCGATAAGCCGGGGGCAGGTTACAAGAGCATACTGGAGAAAAGGTCCCTGGACCGCCGCCAGAAACTGGGAAGAACTTTAAGCTACGGCGACCTGCCGGTTTCGGGAAAATATATTGAGGCCATCAAAAAATCAGGGACTAGGATCAGGGTGATCAGTCCCTGGCTGAATGCCGTCAGCGTCATGGCCGGAGCCGATCAAATCGCAAAACTGGCAGAGCTTCCCTATGTCGCCAGGCTTGACCTGGTGGCCCGCTTTAGGGCCGAAGACGAACTTAAGACCGCCAAGCCGGCCGGCTCTAAATCGCTATCGGCGCTGGATTACGGCTATGCCGACGGACAGATAAAACTGCTAAATATTAACGATCTTCACGCCAAGGGCTACACCGGTAGCGGCATTCGTATTCTGATCATTGATACCGGCTTTGACCGGCAGCACGAAGCCCTTTTAAGGACCAGCGTGGTGGCCGAGCGCGACTTTCAGAGAATGGTGCACCCCCGGGACCAGAACGGCGATGAAGATACTTTGGCTTTACGGCCGGACAGCATCACTTCCTTTGAGCAGGATCAGGATAGCACTAGGCAGCAAACAAATCACGGCACCGGGATGCTATCCATCATCGGCGGTTATAAAAGCGGGTCTTTGATCGGCAGCGCCTACAACGCCGATTTTGTGCTGGCCAAGACCGAAAAATTGACCGGCAGCGATTTTTACCTGGAAGAGGACTGGTGGGTGGCGGCTTTGCAGTGGGGCGACAGCCTGGGTGTGGATATCGCCACCAGTTCTTTGGGTTACAGGCAATGGGGCGACACCACGGTCAGGGCGTCTTACACCTACGGCCAAATGAACGGCGATGTGGCCTTTTGCAGCCGGGCCGCCGACAGCGCGGTCTCCCGCGGAATAGTGGTGCTTAACTCCAACGGCAATACCAGCAACAACACCAGGCCCGATACCTGTTTGATCGCCCCGGCCGACGGCGACAGCGTTATCGCGGTGGGCGGCGTGCGGCCTACCGACAGGCTCTGGGCCAATCCATCGGTCGGAAACGGAGCCTCTACCGGCCCGGCGGCCGACAGCATAAAGATCCAACGTTTCGGAGGCAGTGATTCGCTGTTTATCCGCCGGATAAAACCGGATATTGCCTCCGCCTGGCAAACTTATTTTGCCAACAATAAGGATACAGTAAATTACAGCGAGATAGTCACTAGCCCAGGCACATCCGGGGCCTGCGCCCTGACCGCCGGTCTGTGCGCCCTGTTGCTGGAGGCGCATCCAACCTGGGGCCCCAAGCAAGTGATGGATGCCTTGAAGCACAGCGGCAGCAACAAAGCCACGATGGAGACTTTTCTGGCACATCCGGAATCTTTGTCCACGGAGTTGGGGATAGACCCCAATTATAATCCCGGTTTTGATAGCATTGCTACCGGCCACAAATATTATATTGACAATACCGGCACTATACACGATTTTTACGACGTTTACCGCATCGGCTGGGGAATCCCTGACGGACTGGCGGCGCTGAATTACACCGCGCCCGAAGTGGCGCCGCCGGAGAGCGACCAGTTGCTGGATCCCTATCCCAATCCCGCCAAGCCGGGCGATGCCGGGATATATCTGCCGTATTTTCTGGCCCGGGATTCTTATAATATAACCATACGAATTTACACCTTGGACGGCAGAATGCTGAGGCAGATGGACTACGGCACCCAGCTGGCCGGGGAGTATCCGGGACAGCGTCAGCCGCGCCAATCCTTGCTGCCTATAACCGGCGGCCGCCCCGGCGGATACTGGGATATGAAAGACGATAAGGGACAGCCTGCGCCCTCGGGGCTTTATCTGGTGATACTTTCCACCGGGTGGAACCAGTCGGTCAAGAAAGTTGTGGTGGTCAGGTAG